One window from the genome of Paracoccus marcusii encodes:
- the rnhA gene encoding ribonuclease HI, translating into MAELFAWTDGACSGNPGPGGWGVLMRALDGANVVKQRELQGGEPATTNNRMELMAAISALEALTRPSTIVIVTDSNYVKNGVTQWIHGWKRNGWRTADKKPVKNVELWQRLDAAQATHSVEWRWIKGHAGHAENERADELARAGMAPFKP; encoded by the coding sequence ATGGCTGAGCTGTTCGCCTGGACCGACGGCGCCTGCAGCGGCAATCCCGGCCCCGGCGGCTGGGGCGTGCTGATGCGCGCGCTGGACGGCGCGAACGTGGTCAAGCAGCGCGAGTTGCAGGGCGGAGAGCCTGCCACGACCAACAATCGGATGGAGCTGATGGCCGCCATCAGCGCGCTGGAGGCGCTGACCCGGCCCAGCACCATCGTGATCGTGACCGACAGCAATTATGTCAAGAACGGCGTGACCCAGTGGATCCACGGCTGGAAGCGCAACGGCTGGAGGACCGCCGACAAGAAGCCCGTCAAGAACGTCGAATTGTGGCAGCGGCTTGATGCGGCGCAGGCCACCCACAGCGTCGAATGGCGCTGGATCAAGGGCCATGCCGGCCATGCCGAGAACGAACGTGCGGACGAACTGGCCCGCGCGGGCATGGCGCCGTTCAAGCCGTGA
- the queF gene encoding preQ(1) synthase, giving the protein MSHYTDALTQLGSDTPLPQHPDQAVLERVPNPQPGQTYAVRFTQPEFTSLCPLTGQPDFAHLVIDYVPGDWLVESKSLKLFLGSFRNHGAFHEDCTVGIGRRIADLLEPAWLRIGGYWYPRGGMPIDVFWQTGAAPAGLWLPDQGVPTYRGRG; this is encoded by the coding sequence ATGAGCCACTATACCGACGCGCTGACCCAGCTGGGCAGCGACACCCCCCTGCCGCAGCACCCCGACCAGGCCGTGCTGGAACGTGTGCCCAACCCCCAGCCCGGCCAGACCTATGCCGTGCGCTTTACCCAGCCCGAATTCACCAGCCTGTGCCCGCTGACCGGCCAGCCCGATTTCGCGCATCTGGTGATCGACTATGTCCCCGGCGACTGGCTGGTCGAATCGAAATCGCTGAAGCTGTTCCTGGGCAGCTTCCGCAACCACGGCGCCTTCCACGAGGATTGCACCGTGGGCATCGGCCGCCGCATCGCCGACCTGCTGGAGCCCGCTTGGCTGCGCATCGGCGGATACTGGTATCCGCGCGGCGGCATGCCGATCGACGTGTTCTGGCAGACGGGCGCGGCGCCTGCGGGCCTGTGGCTGCCCGATCAGGGCGTGCCGACCTATCGCGGGCGCGGCTAG
- a CDS encoding trimeric intracellular cation channel family protein yields the protein MTGQVIAGLPTLVWVLDYASVLVFALTGALVASRAQLDPVGFVFMAAMTAVGGGTLRDLILGRDMVFWVARPSLVVVAAVAAMVVFWTAHRFESRYRLLLWLDAFALSVAVPAGVAVALAGGFSPVIVVIMGVVTGTFGGLMRDVVGNEVPLVLKQGELYLTAAFGGALAAVLLVWMGLGRVEALAACGVVTFVLRAGSMVRGWKLPVYRPRPPRTRG from the coding sequence GTGACGGGACAGGTGATCGCGGGGCTGCCCACGCTGGTCTGGGTGCTGGACTATGCCTCGGTGCTGGTCTTTGCGCTGACCGGGGCGTTGGTGGCCAGCCGCGCGCAGCTGGACCCGGTGGGCTTTGTCTTCATGGCCGCGATGACGGCCGTGGGCGGCGGGACGCTGCGCGACCTGATCCTGGGCCGCGACATGGTGTTCTGGGTCGCCCGGCCGTCGCTGGTCGTGGTGGCCGCGGTGGCGGCGATGGTCGTGTTCTGGACCGCGCACCGGTTCGAAAGCCGTTATCGCCTGCTGCTGTGGCTGGACGCCTTTGCCCTGTCCGTGGCGGTGCCCGCGGGCGTCGCAGTGGCCCTGGCGGGCGGGTTCAGTCCGGTCATCGTGGTCATCATGGGCGTGGTCACCGGCACCTTCGGCGGGCTGATGCGCGACGTGGTCGGCAACGAGGTGCCGCTGGTCCTGAAACAGGGCGAACTGTACCTGACCGCGGCCTTTGGCGGGGCGCTGGCGGCGGTGCTGCTGGTCTGGATGGGCTTGGGCCGGGTCGAGGCCCTGGCCGCCTGCGGCGTGGTCACCTTCGTGCTGCGTGCGGGCAGCATGGTGCGAGGCTGGAAGCTGCCGGTCTATCGCCCCCGCCCGCCGCGCACCCGCGGCTAG
- a CDS encoding cobyric acid synthase, which produces MVAVMIQGTGSNVGKSMLVAGLCRAATRRGLSVAPFKPQNMSNNAAVTADGGEIGRAQALQARACGLEPHTDMNPVLLKPETDRGAQVILQGRAIGRAEARDYQGLKPRLLGGVLDSFARLSAAHDLVIVEGAGSPAEVNLRPRDIANMGFARAAGVPVVLAGDIDRGGVIAQIVGTQAVIDAGDAAMIQGFLVNKFRGDPRLFDDGYRMIEARTGWRGFGVVPWFADAHRLPAEDAVDLRASGGTGLHVVCLTLSRIANFDDLDPLAAEPGLRLTMLAPGQAIPGDAGLVIVPGTKSTLGDLAFLRAQGWDIDLAAHHRRGGHVLGICGGYQMLGRMIDDPSGADGVAGQVVGLGLLDVTTVMAPDKRLTRVTGTALGQPVSGYEIHMGRTDGPDCARPFAHVPDPDGAISADGRVTGSYLHGLFSDDAFRAAFLARLGAASRPGFEAGVDAALDDLADHLEAHLDVAALLAVAR; this is translated from the coding sequence ATGGTTGCGGTGATGATCCAGGGCACCGGCTCGAATGTCGGCAAGTCGATGCTGGTGGCGGGCCTGTGCCGCGCCGCGACCCGCCGCGGCCTGTCCGTGGCGCCCTTCAAGCCGCAGAACATGTCCAACAATGCCGCCGTCACCGCCGACGGCGGAGAGATCGGCCGCGCCCAGGCCCTGCAGGCCCGCGCCTGCGGGCTGGAGCCGCATACCGACATGAACCCGGTCCTGCTGAAGCCCGAGACCGACCGCGGCGCGCAGGTGATCCTGCAGGGCCGCGCCATCGGCCGGGCCGAGGCACGCGATTACCAGGGGCTGAAGCCTCGCCTGCTGGGCGGGGTTCTTGACAGCTTTGCCCGCCTGTCGGCCGCCCATGACCTGGTGATCGTCGAGGGGGCGGGCAGCCCCGCCGAGGTCAACCTGCGCCCCCGCGACATCGCCAACATGGGCTTCGCCCGCGCGGCGGGGGTGCCCGTCGTGCTGGCGGGCGACATCGACCGCGGTGGGGTCATCGCCCAGATCGTCGGCACCCAGGCCGTGATCGACGCTGGCGACGCCGCGATGATCCAGGGCTTCCTGGTCAACAAGTTCCGCGGCGACCCGCGCCTGTTCGACGACGGCTACCGCATGATCGAGGCGCGCACCGGCTGGCGCGGCTTCGGTGTCGTGCCGTGGTTCGCGGACGCGCACCGCCTTCCGGCGGAGGATGCGGTCGATCTGCGCGCCAGTGGCGGGACGGGACTGCATGTCGTCTGCCTGACCCTGTCGCGCATCGCCAATTTCGACGACCTGGACCCGCTGGCGGCGGAACCCGGCCTGCGCCTGACCATGCTGGCGCCGGGACAGGCGATCCCCGGCGACGCCGGTCTGGTGATCGTGCCGGGCACGAAATCGACGCTTGGCGATCTGGCCTTCCTGCGGGCGCAGGGCTGGGACATCGACCTGGCCGCGCATCACCGGCGCGGCGGGCATGTGCTGGGCATCTGCGGTGGCTATCAGATGCTGGGCCGGATGATCGACGATCCGTCGGGCGCGGACGGGGTGGCAGGGCAGGTGGTGGGGCTGGGCCTTTTGGACGTGACCACCGTCATGGCCCCCGACAAGCGGCTGACCCGCGTGACCGGCACCGCCCTGGGCCAGCCCGTGTCGGGATACGAGATCCACATGGGCCGCACCGACGGCCCGGACTGCGCACGCCCCTTTGCCCATGTCCCCGACCCCGACGGGGCCATCAGCGCGGATGGCCGCGTGACGGGCAGCTATCTGCACGGGCTGTTTTCCGACGACGCGTTCCGCGCGGCCTTCCTGGCCCGGCTTGGTGCCGCCTCGCGTCCGGGGTTCGAGGCCGGGGTGGATGCCGCGCTGGACGATCTGGCGGATCACCTGGAGGCGCATCTGGACGTGGCGGCCCTGCTGGCCGTCGCGCGCTGA
- the ispH gene encoding 4-hydroxy-3-methylbut-2-enyl diphosphate reductase, with protein MEQIKAPLTLYLAAPRGFCAGVDRAIKIVELALEKWGAPVFVRHEIVHNKYVVDTLRDKGAVFVEELDECPADRPVIFSAHGVPKAVPAEAQRREMVYVDATCPLVSKVHIEAERHHAAGLQMIMIGHRGHPEVLGTMGQLPEGEVILVEDVADVARVQVRDPARLAFITQTTLSVDDTAAVVAALQARFPTIVGPAKEDICYATTNRQAAVKAVAPHVDALLVIGAENSSNSKRLVEVGRAAGCGYAQLVMRAAEIDWRALDGIRSIGVTAGASAPEVLINEVIDAFHARYDVTVEVVETAVERVEFKVPRVLRETA; from the coding sequence ATGGAACAGATCAAAGCCCCCCTGACCCTGTATCTGGCCGCCCCGCGCGGCTTCTGCGCAGGCGTCGACCGCGCCATCAAAATCGTGGAACTCGCGTTGGAGAAATGGGGCGCCCCCGTCTTTGTCCGCCACGAGATCGTACACAACAAGTATGTCGTCGACACGCTGCGCGACAAGGGCGCGGTCTTCGTCGAGGAACTGGACGAATGCCCGGCCGACCGGCCCGTGATCTTTTCCGCCCATGGCGTTCCCAAGGCCGTCCCGGCCGAGGCGCAGCGCCGCGAGATGGTCTATGTCGACGCGACCTGCCCGCTGGTCAGCAAGGTCCATATCGAGGCCGAACGGCACCACGCCGCGGGCCTGCAGATGATCATGATCGGCCACAGGGGCCACCCCGAGGTCCTTGGCACCATGGGCCAGCTGCCCGAGGGCGAGGTGATCCTGGTCGAGGACGTGGCCGACGTCGCCCGCGTCCAGGTCCGCGACCCCGCGCGCCTGGCCTTCATCACCCAGACCACCCTGTCGGTCGACGACACCGCCGCCGTTGTCGCGGCCCTGCAGGCGCGGTTCCCCACGATCGTCGGGCCCGCCAAGGAAGACATCTGCTATGCCACCACCAACCGCCAGGCGGCGGTCAAGGCGGTGGCGCCGCATGTCGATGCGCTGCTGGTGATCGGGGCCGAGAATTCCAGCAACTCCAAGCGTCTGGTCGAGGTCGGGCGTGCCGCGGGCTGCGGCTATGCCCAGCTGGTGATGCGCGCGGCCGAGATCGACTGGCGGGCGCTGGACGGTATCCGCAGCATCGGCGTGACCGCCGGCGCCAGCGCCCCCGAGGTGCTGATCAACGAGGTCATCGACGCCTTCCACGCCCGCTATGACGTGACCGTCGAGGTGGTCGAGACCGCCGTGGAACGGGTCGAGTTCAAGGTCCCCCGCGTCCTGCGCGAGACGGCCTGA
- the ileS gene encoding isoleucine--tRNA ligase, whose protein sequence is MADATQPDYRDTVFLPQTEFPMRAGLPAREPEWLERWARIGVYDRLRSTAAGRKPFVLHDGPPYANGHLHIGHALNKTIKDIVVRSHQMMGFDARYVPGWDCHGLPIEWKIEEKYRKEGRDKDAVDMVEFRQECRRFADEWVDIQREEFKRLGVTGAWDRPYLTMDYHAEAVIAAEFMKLVMNGSLYQGSKPVMWSPVEKTALAEAEVEYHDHTSHTIWVRFGVQGQGALSNAKVVIWTTTPWTIPQNRAVAFNPQIAYGLYQVDAVAEGSTAVAGEHLVLADALAQGVMTQAKVTEFQRVADVTAADLEGLILSHPLRGVEGGAGEWDYDVPMLPGDHVTDEAGTGFVHTAPSHGDDDYQLGLRFKLPMTYNVEPDGSYRKDLPIFGGEAIVAPDGKDGPANVSVIKQLAWAGALLAKGKIKHSYPHSWRSKAPLIYRNTPQWFAAIDKPLDDGLGQHGDTIRARALTSIDQLVKWWPKTGRNRIHSMVENRPDWVLSRQRAWGVPLTCFVKKGAKPTDDDFLLRDARLNDRIVAAFEADGADVWYSAGFKARVLDGIADPEAYDQVMDVLDVWFDSGSTHSFVLRDREDGAPDGIADVYLEGTDQHRGWFQSSLLQASATKGRAPYRNVVTHGFTLDEKGMKMSKSLGNTIVPAKVIEQYGADILRLWVAQADYTADQRIGPEILKGTADSYRRLRNTLRFLLGALAAFDDAERIEPAQMPELEQWMLHRLAQLDHQVRQGYAAFDFQGVFQTLFQFCTVDLSAFYFDVRKDALYCDAADSDRRRAARTVLDLLFHRLVTWLAPILPFTMEDVWLSRFPSEDDSVHLHDFAQTPADWLNEPLAAKWEHVRRARRVVTAALEVKRTDKTIGASLEAAPVVHVEDAQMLAALKSVAFADVCITSDLSLTADPAPTEAFRMAETPGIGVVFETAEGEKCQRCWKILPDVGTHAHPGVCARCDAALG, encoded by the coding sequence ATGGCCGACGCCACGCAGCCCGATTACCGCGATACCGTCTTTCTGCCCCAGACCGAGTTTCCGATGCGTGCGGGCCTGCCTGCGCGCGAACCCGAATGGCTGGAGCGGTGGGCGCGCATCGGCGTCTATGACCGCCTGCGGTCCACCGCGGCGGGGCGCAAGCCGTTCGTGCTGCATGATGGCCCGCCTTATGCCAACGGGCATCTGCATATCGGCCACGCGCTGAACAAGACCATCAAGGACATCGTCGTGCGGTCGCACCAGATGATGGGTTTCGATGCGCGCTATGTGCCGGGCTGGGACTGTCACGGCCTGCCGATCGAATGGAAGATCGAGGAGAAGTACCGCAAGGAAGGCCGCGACAAGGACGCGGTCGACATGGTCGAGTTCCGCCAGGAATGCCGCCGCTTTGCCGACGAATGGGTCGACATCCAGCGCGAGGAGTTCAAGCGCCTGGGCGTGACCGGGGCCTGGGACCGGCCCTATCTGACGATGGACTACCACGCCGAGGCCGTCATCGCGGCCGAGTTCATGAAGCTGGTGATGAACGGCTCGCTGTATCAGGGGTCCAAGCCCGTGATGTGGTCGCCGGTGGAGAAGACCGCCCTAGCCGAGGCCGAGGTCGAGTATCACGACCATACCAGCCACACGATCTGGGTGCGGTTCGGGGTGCAGGGGCAGGGCGCCCTGTCGAACGCCAAGGTCGTCATCTGGACCACCACCCCCTGGACCATCCCGCAGAACCGCGCCGTCGCGTTCAACCCGCAGATCGCCTATGGCCTCTATCAGGTCGATGCCGTGGCCGAAGGCTCGACCGCCGTCGCCGGAGAGCATCTGGTGCTGGCCGATGCGCTGGCGCAAGGCGTCATGACGCAAGCCAAGGTGACCGAGTTCCAGCGTGTTGCGGACGTGACAGCCGCTGATCTTGAGGGGCTGATCCTGTCCCACCCCCTGCGCGGAGTCGAGGGTGGCGCAGGCGAGTGGGACTATGACGTCCCCATGCTGCCCGGCGATCATGTCACCGACGAGGCGGGTACGGGCTTCGTCCACACCGCGCCCAGCCATGGCGACGACGACTATCAGCTGGGCCTGCGCTTCAAGCTGCCGATGACCTACAATGTCGAGCCGGACGGCAGCTATCGCAAGGACCTGCCGATCTTCGGTGGCGAGGCGATCGTGGCGCCCGACGGCAAGGACGGCCCGGCCAATGTCAGCGTCATCAAGCAGCTGGCCTGGGCCGGGGCGCTGCTGGCTAAGGGCAAGATCAAGCACTCCTATCCGCACAGCTGGCGGTCCAAGGCGCCGCTGATCTATCGCAACACGCCCCAGTGGTTCGCGGCCATCGACAAGCCCTTGGACGACGGGCTGGGCCAGCATGGCGACACGATCCGGGCGCGGGCGCTGACCTCGATCGACCAGCTGGTCAAGTGGTGGCCCAAGACCGGGCGCAACCGCATCCATTCCATGGTCGAGAACCGCCCCGACTGGGTGCTGTCGCGCCAGCGGGCCTGGGGCGTGCCGCTGACCTGCTTCGTTAAGAAGGGCGCCAAGCCCACCGACGACGACTTCCTGCTGCGCGATGCGCGCCTGAACGACCGGATCGTCGCGGCCTTCGAGGCGGATGGCGCGGATGTCTGGTACAGCGCGGGCTTCAAGGCGCGGGTGCTGGACGGGATCGCGGACCCTGAGGCCTATGACCAAGTCATGGACGTGCTGGACGTGTGGTTCGACAGCGGCTCGACCCACAGCTTCGTGCTGCGCGACCGCGAGGATGGCGCACCGGACGGGATCGCCGACGTCTATCTGGAAGGCACCGATCAGCATCGCGGCTGGTTCCAGTCGTCGCTGCTGCAGGCGTCGGCCACCAAGGGCCGCGCGCCCTATCGCAACGTGGTCACGCATGGCTTCACGCTGGACGAGAAGGGCATGAAGATGTCCAAGTCGCTTGGCAACACCATCGTGCCCGCCAAGGTGATCGAACAGTACGGCGCCGACATCCTGCGCCTGTGGGTGGCGCAGGCCGATTATACCGCCGACCAGCGGATCGGCCCCGAGATCCTGAAGGGCACCGCCGACAGCTATCGCCGCCTGCGCAACACGCTGCGCTTCCTGCTGGGGGCGCTGGCCGCGTTCGACGATGCCGAACGCATCGAGCCCGCCCAGATGCCCGAGTTGGAGCAGTGGATGCTGCACCGGCTGGCGCAGCTGGATCACCAGGTTCGCCAGGGCTATGCGGCGTTCGATTTCCAGGGCGTGTTCCAGACGCTGTTCCAGTTCTGCACCGTCGATCTGTCAGCCTTCTATTTCGACGTGCGCAAGGACGCGCTGTACTGCGACGCGGCGGACAGCGACCGCAGGCGGGCAGCGCGGACGGTGCTGGACCTGCTGTTCCACCGGCTGGTGACCTGGCTGGCGCCGATCCTGCCCTTCACGATGGAGGACGTCTGGCTGTCGCGCTTCCCGTCGGAGGATGACAGCGTGCACCTGCACGATTTCGCGCAGACGCCGGCCGACTGGCTGAACGAGCCGCTGGCCGCCAAATGGGAGCATGTCCGCCGCGCCCGCCGCGTGGTCACCGCCGCGCTGGAGGTCAAGCGGACCGACAAGACGATCGGCGCCAGCCTGGAGGCCGCGCCCGTCGTCCATGTCGAGGATGCCCAGATGCTGGCCGCGCTTAAGTCGGTGGCCTTCGCGGATGTGTGCATCACGTCGGACCTGTCGCTGACCGCGGACCCCGCGCCCACCGAGGCGTTCCGCATGGCCGAGACCCCGGGCATCGGCGTCGTCTTCGAGACCGCCGAGGGCGAGAAGTGCCAGCGCTGCTGGAAGATCCTGCCCGATGTCGGCACGCATGCCCATCCGGGCGTCTGCGCGCGCTGCGACGCGGCCCTGGGATGA
- a CDS encoding DUF1330 domain-containing protein: protein MTVYLIAEVTVTDDAWIAPYAAAVHDIAARHNGRYLSRSGHIETLEGEARDVTLIALIEFPTREDAMGFVNDPDYAPHANARKRGSVSHFRLIDDSDAAGSIPYLPAPA from the coding sequence ATGACCGTCTATCTGATTGCCGAAGTCACCGTCACCGACGACGCCTGGATCGCCCCCTATGCGGCGGCGGTCCATGACATCGCCGCCCGCCACAACGGCCGCTACCTGTCCCGGTCCGGCCATATCGAGACGCTGGAGGGCGAGGCCCGCGACGTCACCCTGATCGCGCTGATCGAGTTCCCGACCCGCGAGGACGCGATGGGCTTCGTCAACGATCCCGACTATGCGCCCCATGCGAATGCCCGCAAGCGCGGGTCCGTCAGCCATTTCCGGCTGATCGACGACAGCGACGCGGCCGGCAGCATCCCGTATCTTCCCGCGCCCGCCTGA
- a CDS encoding DUF6635 family protein — MPPAPLRSRLTRRDAALRRFARLRYGPRGTLALHRHAIGADLLRAPVNVMLAPVALLMLGAGWALTWMGATRVGGWLRSRRVFLRSDVSTVIQRDLGALIADLQRQGLGPDTSPDRIARAIRSHADTRNAVAEITTSLIVLTVGIALFHRATPGMISLAGPMAQMRAHGAAVRDFALGDTLGRAWYWAFPVETAPLTVVATGVALAVAGSLVTTFAGLIADPVQLWTGVHRRRLSRLMARLDAETDSGAPEPEHLLARLGDVIDTALIALRSWRG; from the coding sequence ATGCCCCCCGCCCCCCTGCGCAGCCGCCTGACCCGTCGCGATGCGGCGCTGCGCCGGTTCGCACGGCTGCGCTACGGTCCGCGTGGCACACTGGCGCTGCACCGCCACGCGATCGGCGCGGACCTGCTGCGCGCGCCGGTGAACGTGATGCTGGCGCCGGTGGCCCTGCTGATGCTGGGCGCGGGCTGGGCCCTGACGTGGATGGGGGCCACGCGGGTGGGCGGCTGGCTGCGCAGCCGGCGGGTGTTCCTGCGGTCCGACGTCTCGACGGTGATCCAGCGCGACCTGGGCGCGCTGATCGCCGATCTGCAGCGGCAGGGCCTGGGTCCGGACACGTCCCCCGACCGCATCGCCCGCGCCATCCGCAGCCATGCCGACACCCGCAATGCCGTAGCCGAGATCACGACCTCGCTGATCGTGCTGACCGTGGGGATCGCGCTGTTTCACCGCGCGACACCGGGCATGATCTCGCTTGCCGGGCCCATGGCGCAGATGCGCGCGCATGGTGCCGCGGTGCGCGACTTCGCCCTGGGCGACACGTTGGGGCGGGCATGGTACTGGGCCTTTCCGGTGGAGACCGCGCCGCTGACGGTCGTCGCGACCGGGGTGGCGCTGGCCGTCGCGGGGTCGTTGGTCACCACCTTCGCGGGGCTGATCGCGGACCCGGTCCAGCTGTGGACCGGCGTCCATCGGCGGCGCCTGTCGCGCCTGATGGCACGGCTGGACGCCGAGACGGACAGCGGCGCGCCAGAACCCGAACACCTGCTGGCCCGACTTGGCGACGTGATCGACACGGCGCTGATCGCGCTGCGATCCTGGCGCGGCTGA
- the secG gene encoding preprotein translocase subunit SecG has translation MENVILTVHLILAVMLAGVVLLQRSEGGGLGMGGGGGAGGGVMSGRQAANVLTRVTWILGVAIFATSIALTILAARQANNSSIMDQFGGQAPTEAPATGLPGLPAYTPPPSTAGNPLTPPSPDAATDAPATETPAADAPVTDAAVTPAPAAQTPAEAPATAPADALTPPAPDAPAPAAAAPAAAPDAAAEPATPDTAPAPAN, from the coding sequence GTGGAAAACGTCATCCTGACCGTCCATCTGATCCTGGCAGTGATGCTGGCCGGGGTCGTCCTGCTGCAGCGTTCCGAAGGGGGCGGGCTGGGCATGGGCGGCGGTGGCGGTGCCGGTGGCGGCGTCATGTCGGGCCGCCAGGCGGCCAACGTGCTGACCCGGGTGACGTGGATCCTGGGCGTGGCGATCTTCGCGACCTCGATCGCGCTGACGATCCTGGCGGCGCGCCAGGCCAACAACAGCTCGATCATGGACCAGTTCGGCGGCCAGGCCCCGACCGAGGCACCGGCGACCGGACTGCCGGGTCTGCCGGCCTATACCCCGCCGCCCTCGACCGCGGGCAACCCGCTGACCCCGCCCAGCCCCGATGCGGCGACCGACGCCCCGGCGACCGAGACCCCCGCGGCGGACGCCCCGGTGACAGACGCGGCCGTGACCCCGGCCCCCGCGGCCCAGACCCCGGCAGAGGCCCCCGCGACGGCACCCGCCGACGCGCTGACCCCGCCCGCCCCCGACGCCCCGGCACCCGCCGCTGCGGCCCCGGCGGCGGCGCCCGACGCCGCGGCGGAACCCGCCACGCCGGACACCGCGCCCGCACCGGCGAACTGA
- a CDS encoding glutathione S-transferase family protein: MRLYSMPSSGNSYKVRLLAALTGQSLDRVDCEYGSAALQQAKDQGALPFGKLPALRLDDGTTLAESNAILCYLGEGTAYWPASRTLRAQMLGWMFWEQYNHEPVIAVRQALVSYPHRAADATPDRLADLLDRGHALLSVMENHLATQDWLVGDAASLADICLYAYTHSAGARGGFDMNRFPAVRGWLARVAALPGHVTIDG; encoded by the coding sequence ATGCGGCTCTATTCGATGCCCTCATCGGGCAACAGCTACAAGGTCAGGCTGCTGGCGGCGCTGACCGGCCAGTCGCTGGACCGGGTCGATTGCGAATACGGATCGGCCGCCCTGCAGCAGGCCAAGGACCAGGGCGCGCTGCCCTTCGGCAAGCTGCCGGCGCTGCGTCTGGACGACGGGACCACGCTGGCGGAATCGAACGCCATCCTGTGCTATCTGGGCGAGGGCACGGCTTATTGGCCCGCCAGCCGGACCCTGCGGGCGCAGATGCTGGGCTGGATGTTCTGGGAACAGTACAACCACGAACCGGTCATCGCGGTGCGCCAGGCGCTGGTCAGCTATCCCCATCGCGCGGCGGATGCCACGCCCGACCGGCTGGCCGACCTGCTGGATCGCGGCCACGCGCTGCTGTCCGTGATGGAAAATCATCTGGCGACCCAAGACTGGCTGGTGGGCGACGCGGCCAGCCTGGCCGACATCTGCCTCTATGCCTATACGCACAGCGCGGGTGCGCGCGGCGGGTTCGACATGAACCGCTTTCCGGCCGTGCGCGGCTGGCTGGCGCGGGTGGCGGCCCTGCCGGGGCACGTGACCATCGATGGCTGA
- a CDS encoding group III truncated hemoglobin has product MDPRFDITEAEIARTVAVFYGAVRRHEVLAPIFAEHVGDWAAHEDRIAAFWKGAILQKAGYNGSPMRAHLSAGNVRPEHFEIWLALFDEALRRTLPPWSARAWSQMAHRIGQGLRAGVQNIDAGRAGPPVLR; this is encoded by the coding sequence ATGGACCCGCGTTTCGACATCACCGAGGCAGAGATCGCCCGCACCGTCGCCGTCTTCTACGGCGCCGTGCGGCGGCACGAGGTGCTGGCCCCGATCTTTGCCGAACATGTCGGCGACTGGGCCGCGCATGAGGATCGCATCGCTGCCTTCTGGAAGGGCGCGATCCTGCAAAAGGCGGGCTACAACGGCAGCCCGATGCGCGCGCACCTGTCCGCGGGCAACGTCCGCCCCGAGCATTTCGAGATCTGGCTGGCGCTGTTCGACGAGGCGCTGCGCCGCACCCTGCCGCCCTGGTCGGCCCGCGCCTGGTCGCAGATGGCGCATCGCATCGGCCAGGGGCTGCGCGCCGGGGTGCAGAACATCGACGCGGGCCGCGCGGGGCCGCCCGTCCTGCGCTAG
- a CDS encoding DUF3253 domain-containing protein, translating to MTDDDLRGAILAQVTRLRPGTTCCPSRIARDLADDWRPLMDPLRRLALRMAAEGDIAVLQKGRPVGPDPRGPIRLARR from the coding sequence ATGACCGATGACGACCTGCGCGGGGCGATCCTTGCGCAGGTCACGCGGCTGCGGCCGGGCACGACTTGCTGCCCCAGCCGGATCGCCCGCGATCTGGCCGATGACTGGCGCCCGCTGATGGACCCGCTGCGGCGGCTGGCGCTGCGGATGGCGGCGGAGGGGGACATCGCCGTCCTGCAGAAGGGGCGCCCCGTGGGGCCCGATCCGCGCGGCCCGATCCGATTGGCGCGGCGCTAG